The Solanum pennellii chromosome 4, SPENNV200 genomic interval GTGATAGAGGAAGTGATTGTGGCTCCTCCTAAAGCACATGAAGTTCGACTTAAAATCATTTGCACTTCTCTCTGTCATACTGACATTACCTTATGGAAGTTGAAAGTATGGAACTTTTATCCAAGTATCTCCCCTCGAGAATCACTTGTTTATTAACTTTTGTAtcaactgttttttttttcttgtaaggAATTTCCTGGCTGCTTTCCAAGAATCTTAGGCCATGAAGCTTTCGGGTAAATTTTACTCCttccatttcattttatatgaacGTGTCACGAAATAAGGCATTGATTCTTAATGACATTCTGACTATACTATCTAAGGGTTGTGGAGAGTGTTGGAGAAGATGTTGATGAGTTGAAAGAAGGAGATTCAGTTGTACCGATATTTTTACCTGACTGTATGGACTGTGTAGACTGTAAATCCAAGAAAAGCAACCTTTGTTCCAAATTCCCAATTCAATCGTCTTTGTTGCTGCATAGAGATGATACAAGCAGATTCACTAATGCTGAAGGAGAAACTTTACACCATTACCTGTATATATCAAGTTTTTCTGAGTACACAGTCGTTGATGTTGTTAATGTTACAAAAATTGATCCTGAAATCCCACCTAACAGGGCATGCCTTTTGAGTTGTGGAGTATCAACAGGTAAGTTCCTCATCTTCTAATATTTACATGTTATAAAAATCAACCAAGTCATCATATTAATGTTGTTTGTTTCAATTTTCCTAAAAACTATCTGTGGTTCATGTTTGATGTGATGTAAATTAAACCTCAGGAGTTGGTGCTGCCTGGAAAACAGCAAATGTGGAACCAGGTTCGACAGTAGTTATCTTTGGTTTAGGATCAGTTGGATTAGCAGTAAGTTTCTCCTCCGACTTCTTCCTGCTTATATATGTCAGTATCATGTAAGCTGTTATGCCTCTGGAGGATCTTTTAGGTTGCCGAGGGAGCAAGGCTATGTGGTGCTACAAGAATTATCGGTGTTGGTAGGAACTCTGACAAGTTTGAAATAGGGAAGCAGTTTGGAGTTACTGAGTTTGTCAATTCGAAAAGCTGTGGGGATAAACCTGTTAGTCAGGTGGGCCTTTTATTGGTACAGTGAGGTCTCCTTAAAATGTGGGATTCGTGATCTTGAAAATAAAACGGAGTACATACCtgtataaattaaatatgacaATGATTCTTATCTTATGTCAAAACTCTCATATCAGGTAATAATTGAGATGACTAATGGAGGTGCTGATTATTGCTTCGAATGTGTTGGTTTGGGAACACTTGTTCAGGAAGCATTTGCCTGCTGCAGAAAGGTCTCTCCGCGTAAATCTTGTATTAATCAACAACACAAATTTGTCTATTAACCTTAAGCTGTAATATGCAGGGTTGGGGTAAAACAATTGTTTTAGGAGTTGATAAGCCAGATGCACAGCTGAATCTTAACTCTTTTGAGGTTCTTCAGAGTAATAAAACTCTCATGGGATCATTCTTTGGTGGTCTCAAACCCAAATCTGATGTTCCTATCCTCGTTAAACGTTACCTTGACAAGGTACTTAGATCAATCTGCTAAAAAATTCAGTGACCATACGTGAAATTAACTCTTAGTACCACATTATGTGGCTTCTCAGGAATTGGAGTTGGACAAGTTTGTGACACATGAAGTGAATCTTGAAGATATCAATAAGGCGTTTGATTTGCTCATTCAAGGAAAGAGCCTACGCTGTGTTATCTGGATGGATAAGTGATATATATTTACTTTCATTTCAATAATTGTACCTCAACTCTCAATAACCATGTTACTTTCATTTCAGTTCCTTTTGTATCGAGCTCGAGTCAAACTTTAGACATTTCTAGCTCAATATATGGATATGATCATAAGTATGACAGATTATTACAGCAAACTTATTATTGCAGATTTTGCAAATGTTCCTCTCAGAAACAGACAAGTAATTGAGCAGCACATTGTTATATCTACATATTGAAGAAACTTCAACTATCCTATGACACTGTAAAAGCACTAGATGCACCAGTATAATACGAGTTTGATGATTCTTTCGTTTCCTTAGTTGATCCAAAATGTCTTAAGCGATATACGCCAGGACTAGCATCCTCTGGTACTTCCCATTCAAGTGTAGCATAACCATAACTATTCACATCAGCACGAGCAATACCAGTGATATTTCCTGCTTGCCATTTAAAGAACAAGCAAAAATCATCGTCAGGTAGCCAACTTTGGTGTTGAAGCATTTCCACAACAGCAAATGTGCCTTCAGTAAGTAAGTCATATCTTGGATTTGCACTCCAGAATGTTGCAATTACTCTGTCTCCCTTTGTAAACGTTCCGGATTTTGGTACCATTATGTCTTGTTTAATATCGCCAAAATTTATGCCTGGTGGAGGTGAATCACCAGTAGGATTTGGTAATAGACTAAGTTGAATTGACAAAAGGTCTGGTGGTGAAGGTCCTTTTGTAGTAATGTTTTCTCCTTTTGCCATAGATTCAGCTAGCTTCTTGAATTCTTGAATATATGCTGATAATGTGTGTGGACCGTATAGCGTAGACGCAGCCTGCCCAAGTTTAAATGACGATTGATTCAAGTTATATGCACTGAAAATGTAAAGAACAAATTTGGATACATACTTCTattgtatatgatatgatagtgAGAACTTTTAAGAGGTGTATGATAACCTATTATAAGAGGCTGACTTTACTataattcaaacttaataataaacatcatatattattataagtgggaagctctatagtgaaaagttgaattaccattttacccttttactaaattaagatttaatttattatttaattaaatataaatattttaattacacaATGATATATTTAGAAAAACAATGATAAGATTCCTAAAGTCTTTCTATTACTCCTatttattcatgcatcactTAATTACTTAAGTTGAAAGGTTTTTtcagttttaaattttgatggCACTACTTAACTTACATTAGTTACAATGAATATTGTAAATGAAAGATCACTtttttgaactttcatatgTTACTTCACTGTTTTTAATTAACTTACATTAATTACAATGAATATTGTAAATGAAAAGATCACTTTTTTGAACTTTCATTTGTTACTTCACTCTTTTTAATTAacttgaattattttcatcttccACATATTATTGAAATGTATAGATATTTAAGACATtgagaaagaaaataacaacaCAAATCAAGAACACTCAAAATCACAAGAATTCATATTCTaacctttttttcaaaaaatttcttggTCTTCTCTATTGCATGAAACTATATGATGGCACAGTATGATTCTAATACATTTGAAAATGCTATGTTAACATTTAGATGAACGTACAATAAATCTATTGAAAGAGTAAGTCACGATTTAGATTACAATTTTTTCCTTGTTCTTCCCGTTTTAGTTTTGTTAATTATGATTCTTCCTTctatattaaatgattttttgttatatttacatgatatgttgatatattaataggaaaaaaaaagtaaggtgGACTACAATTTTGAGATATgttgttcataaaaaaaattatatttctttaattaatagtcactgtataaaattaatttcattgtatatgttctttttgGCTATATATAATACAATCCAAATGCATCAATTTTCTTTCTGATATGGTGCCTTC includes:
- the LOC107017243 gene encoding alcohol dehydrogenase-like 7 isoform X1; translated protein: MASTVQSRISKTAGKPIRCRAAVARKAGEPLVIEEVIVAPPKAHEVRLKIICTSLCHTDITLWKLKEFPGCFPRILGHEAFGVVESVGEDVDELKEGDSVVPIFLPDCMDCVDCKSKKSNLCSKFPIQSSLLLHRDDTSRFTNAEGETLHHYLYISSFSEYTVVDVVNVTKIDPEIPPNRACLLSCGVSTGVGAAWKTANVEPGSTVVIFGLGSVGLAVAEGARLCGATRIIGVGRNSDKFEIGKQFGVTEFVNSKSCGDKPVSQVIIEMTNGGADYCFECVGLGTLVQEAFACCRKGWGKTIVLGVDKPDAQLNLNSFEVLQSNKTLMGSFFGGLKPKSDVPILVKRYLDKELELDKFVTHEVNLEDINKAFDLLIQGKSLRCVIWMDK
- the LOC107017243 gene encoding alcohol dehydrogenase-like 7 isoform X2, with translation MASTVQSRISKTAGKPIRCRAAVARKAGEPLVIEEVIVAPPKAHEVRLKIICTSLCHTDITLWKLKEFPGCFPRILGHEAFGVVESVGEDVDELKEGDSVVPIFLPDCMDCVDCKSKKSNLCSKFPIQSSLLLHRDDTSRFTNAEGETLHHYLYISSFSEYTVVDVVNVTKIDPEIPPNRACLLSCGVSTGVGAAWKTANVEPGSTVVIFGLGSVGLAVIIEMTNGGADYCFECVGLGTLVQEAFACCRKGWGKTIVLGVDKPDAQLNLNSFEVLQSNKTLMGSFFGGLKPKSDVPILVKRYLDKELELDKFVTHEVNLEDINKAFDLLIQGKSLRCVIWMDK